A single Altererythrobacter sp. BO-6 DNA region contains:
- a CDS encoding TlpA disulfide reductase family protein: MSLRLSLTVLASALFLAACDSGAEGDAQQQEQLGKAKPELTGEIDRSFAGELMPAITVKDPDGKELNLAALKGQPVLLNLWATWCAPCVVEMPMLDELAAVKDGELRVVTVSQDMRGAEAVVPFFADRKFARLEPWLDPANDLAAAYGGGGVMPLTVLYDAEGQELFRVAGGYHWDSEDALAAIEEAIAR, from the coding sequence ATGTCCTTACGGCTATCGCTCACTGTCCTCGCCTCGGCGCTGTTTCTGGCCGCCTGCGATAGTGGCGCGGAGGGCGACGCGCAACAGCAGGAGCAATTGGGCAAGGCCAAGCCAGAATTGACTGGCGAGATCGATCGCAGCTTTGCTGGCGAGCTGATGCCCGCGATCACGGTCAAAGACCCGGACGGGAAGGAGCTGAACCTCGCCGCTCTGAAAGGCCAGCCGGTGCTGCTGAATCTGTGGGCGACCTGGTGCGCACCCTGCGTGGTCGAGATGCCGATGCTCGACGAACTTGCGGCGGTGAAGGACGGCGAGCTACGGGTGGTTACCGTGAGCCAGGACATGCGCGGCGCGGAGGCGGTTGTGCCGTTCTTTGCCGATCGCAAGTTTGCGCGGCTCGAACCGTGGCTTGATCCGGCAAACGACCTCGCGGCGGCATATGGCGGGGGCGGGGTGATGCCACTGACAGTGCTCTACGATGCAGAGGGCCAAGAACTTTTCCGCGTTGCTGGAGGATATCACTGGGATAGCGAGGATGCGCTGGCGGCGATAGAGGAAGCCATCGCCCGCTAG
- a CDS encoding serine hydrolase: MLCASINRIFASGYEFVQMWKRATGNSYYAASEICERPMPVPIVRRNRLGSSNKGCEMRGRISQVALLSMLLATPMNIALAEEPAAPERQAPLAQVRVQFTASEIAQVEAAGIADLQSGRAVTADDPVRVASISKLVVAIAVMRLVEEGKLALDDDVSAKLGWQLRNPAFPDVPITLRMLLSHQSSLTDNIDYVLPLDADMAQVLADARAWDGQHAPGTFFRYTNFNFPVIAAVMEKTTGERFDRLVGDIVLEPLQIEACFNWADCDEDHAARAVALYRERKPVKDEHRGGMPDCPVTPRPRRVVRYCRTLGAGPKRRDLFTPGRIAHFDGRSRQNRPTPAGPGRGRRGPIARIRIRQDPADPFMGLQWPKWRDRRR, translated from the coding sequence TTGCTGTGTGCATCAATTAACCGCATTTTTGCAAGCGGATATGAGTTTGTTCAAATGTGGAAAAGAGCGACCGGGAATTCTTACTACGCGGCAAGCGAAATTTGCGAACGGCCAATGCCTGTGCCAATCGTCAGGCGAAATCGGCTCGGCTCAAGCAATAAGGGATGCGAAATGCGCGGACGCATAAGCCAGGTTGCCTTACTCTCCATGCTGCTTGCCACACCGATGAATATTGCCTTGGCTGAGGAACCGGCAGCACCCGAACGGCAAGCCCCGTTGGCACAAGTCAGGGTACAATTCACGGCATCCGAGATCGCCCAGGTCGAGGCAGCCGGCATTGCCGACCTGCAATCGGGGCGCGCCGTCACTGCCGATGATCCCGTGCGGGTCGCGTCAATCTCGAAGCTCGTGGTCGCCATCGCGGTCATGCGACTGGTAGAAGAAGGCAAGCTGGCGCTTGATGACGATGTGTCCGCAAAGCTGGGTTGGCAGTTACGAAATCCGGCTTTCCCGGATGTGCCGATTACGCTGCGCATGTTGCTTTCCCACCAGTCGAGCCTGACCGACAATATCGACTATGTGCTGCCGCTTGATGCAGACATGGCGCAGGTGCTGGCCGATGCCCGCGCGTGGGACGGGCAACACGCGCCAGGGACTTTCTTCCGTTACACCAATTTCAACTTCCCGGTGATCGCGGCGGTAATGGAAAAAACAACCGGCGAGCGGTTTGACCGGTTGGTTGGTGATATTGTGCTGGAGCCCCTGCAAATTGAGGCCTGTTTTAACTGGGCCGATTGCGACGAAGACCATGCCGCCCGCGCGGTGGCACTCTATCGCGAGCGGAAGCCGGTAAAGGACGAGCATCGCGGTGGGATGCCCGATTGCCCGGTCACCCCCCGCCCGCGACGGGTCGTGCGATATTGCCGCACACTGGGTGCCGGGCCAAAACGGCGCGATCTTTTCACCCCAGGGCGGATTGCGCATTTCGATGGTCGGTCTCGCCAAAATCGGCCAACTCCTGCTGGGCCAGGGCGAGGTCGACGGGGTCCGATTGCTCGAATCCGAATCCGTCAGGACCCTGCTGACCCCTTTATGGGCCTTCAATGGCCAAAATGGCGAGACAGACGAAGATGA
- the argH gene encoding argininosuccinate lyase, with product MWGGRFAEGPSAIMREINASIPFDKALWRQDIAASKAHVAMLGAQGIVSAEDARAISDGLDKVAAEYERDGVPENWDLEDIHMTTEARLGELIGPVAGRLHTARSRNDQVATDFKLWVRDAIDETDAALGRLQLALLDQAEAHAASIMPGFTHLQTAQPVTLGHHLMAYFEMIERDRDRFNDARTRLSMCPLGSAALAGTGFPIDRQMTAKALGFAAPTRNSLDAVSDRDFALDFLMAASQCALHLSRLAEEFIIWASQPFGFVRLPDALSTGSSIMPQKKNPDAAELVRGHAGRIIGCATSLMITMKGLPLAYSKDMQDDKPPVFEAAGLLALSIAAMTGMVADSTFNTARMRQAAELGYATATDLADWLVREADVPFREAHHITGAAVKRAEADGVALDQLPLDVLQGIDPRIDERVYEALSVDASVASRASYGGTAPDQVRHQIELAKARMGLTR from the coding sequence ATGTGGGGCGGAAGGTTCGCTGAAGGACCTAGCGCGATCATGCGCGAAATCAACGCCTCGATTCCTTTCGACAAGGCGCTGTGGCGGCAGGATATCGCTGCGTCGAAGGCGCATGTTGCGATGCTGGGCGCGCAGGGGATCGTTTCCGCCGAAGATGCCCGGGCGATTTCAGATGGCCTTGATAAGGTCGCAGCCGAGTATGAGCGTGACGGGGTGCCTGAGAACTGGGACCTTGAAGACATCCATATGACCACCGAAGCGCGGCTCGGCGAACTGATCGGGCCAGTTGCCGGACGCCTCCACACCGCGCGCAGCCGCAACGACCAGGTTGCGACCGATTTCAAACTGTGGGTGCGTGACGCGATCGACGAGACCGATGCCGCGCTGGGCCGCTTGCAGCTCGCCCTGCTGGACCAGGCAGAGGCCCACGCGGCCAGCATCATGCCCGGCTTCACCCATTTGCAGACTGCGCAGCCAGTGACGCTGGGCCATCACCTGATGGCCTATTTCGAGATGATCGAGCGCGACCGCGACCGCTTCAATGACGCGCGCACGCGGCTGTCGATGTGCCCGCTGGGCAGCGCGGCGCTGGCCGGCACGGGCTTTCCGATCGACCGCCAGATGACTGCCAAAGCACTGGGATTTGCCGCGCCGACGCGCAACAGCCTGGATGCGGTGTCCGATCGCGACTTTGCGCTCGATTTCCTGATGGCGGCGAGCCAGTGCGCGCTGCACCTGTCGCGCTTGGCAGAGGAGTTCATCATCTGGGCCAGCCAGCCGTTCGGCTTTGTGCGGCTGCCCGACGCGCTCAGCACCGGCAGCTCGATCATGCCGCAAAAGAAAAACCCCGACGCCGCCGAGCTTGTGCGTGGCCATGCCGGGCGGATCATCGGCTGTGCAACATCGCTGATGATCACCATGAAGGGCCTGCCGCTCGCCTATTCGAAGGACATGCAGGATGACAAGCCGCCGGTGTTCGAAGCTGCAGGGCTGCTTGCACTCAGCATCGCTGCAATGACCGGCATGGTGGCAGACAGCACGTTCAACACCGCGCGCATGCGGCAGGCGGCAGAGCTGGGTTATGCCACGGCGACCGACCTTGCCGATTGGCTTGTGCGCGAGGCGGACGTGCCTTTCCGCGAGGCGCACCACATCACCGGCGCGGCTGTGAAGCGGGCCGAAGCCGATGGCGTCGCGCTTGACCAGCTGCCGCTTGACGTATTGCAGGGCATCGACCCGCGTATCGACGAGCGGGTCTACGAGGCGCTTTCGGTCGATGCTTCGGTCGCCTCGCGCGCCTCCTATGGCGGCACCGCGCCCGATCAGGTAAGGCACCAGATCGAACTGGCCAAAGCGCGGATGGGATTGACAAGATGA
- a CDS encoding tetratricopeptide repeat protein, with amino-acid sequence MALIEAPREHARVRAVLFGEFKLFAADGREIGISNRRARAILAMLCIAPGEAIEREQLSKLLWPGRFRAQARASLRQCLHDLNRQLQAAGCDILEAGSSRIAIDPLSMRSDLHDLEAALASGDDTEATRILAEIAGRPLIEHIDFGQQFAEWLAAKRLHVESQLRLAVQRLLDVLKETSRVEAHDRLAAAWAGREAMHGRRRRIGVAVLPFEQHDELGGGLFLAEGVVDELQSRLGAIAELSLAGRTSVNAMTAHGGTLPEIAAKLGVSHLVEGTVLRSPDLTSLTIRLIDGKSGREIWSERWQDTVDGFVGARKVIGSQLIAGLCKALGVEGAAAPHRRMTANREAYALYLQGRSLVQRSMTEGAVATAIELLERSLAIDPEFAECWTAMAEAHVHTAVYTPCLERVERSGQAAACADRAISLDPGQGHALAMRGIHEWTLGNPAKALDFALEAYRLEPNNADVTVRLGSFLLYLGRTREALPFIEAAVELDPVYGRNYVLLCTAHFNQGNMDAALAAGQRMVDLGMPGMWLAVVQSAIGEHEKAVETYYRTRLLMNSVILPPAGTAPMSDEARDAYWRLAAKGICGGKEEDRALYCQMLAGLHATMPDPYDPTIAFPAIWMGHSTLAMKIYRERIHPANMFGLMSLWADVDPIRQTRLHPDFMQFAEDIGLVEAWNRHGWPDLLPADPRKN; translated from the coding sequence ATGGCGCTGATCGAAGCGCCAAGAGAGCACGCACGAGTGCGTGCCGTGCTGTTTGGCGAATTCAAGCTATTTGCTGCTGACGGCCGGGAGATCGGCATTTCCAATCGCCGGGCCCGGGCGATCCTGGCCATGCTTTGTATCGCTCCCGGAGAAGCAATCGAGCGCGAACAACTCAGCAAGCTCTTGTGGCCCGGACGGTTCAGGGCACAGGCGCGCGCAAGCCTTCGCCAATGCCTGCATGACCTGAACCGGCAGCTGCAGGCTGCTGGCTGCGATATTCTTGAAGCTGGCAGTTCTCGCATTGCGATCGATCCATTGTCGATGCGCTCCGATCTGCATGATCTTGAGGCCGCGCTGGCCAGTGGCGATGACACGGAGGCGACTCGCATCCTTGCCGAGATCGCCGGTCGCCCCCTGATCGAACATATCGATTTCGGCCAACAATTTGCCGAATGGCTGGCCGCCAAAAGGCTGCATGTCGAAAGCCAGCTTCGGTTGGCAGTGCAGCGCCTGCTGGATGTGCTCAAGGAGACATCCCGGGTCGAGGCCCATGACCGCCTTGCTGCGGCATGGGCAGGGCGCGAAGCAATGCACGGGCGCCGCAGAAGGATCGGCGTTGCCGTGCTGCCGTTTGAACAACATGACGAACTGGGCGGGGGATTGTTCCTTGCTGAAGGCGTCGTCGACGAGTTGCAATCGCGGCTGGGGGCAATTGCCGAGCTTTCGCTTGCCGGGCGGACTTCCGTAAATGCCATGACGGCGCATGGTGGCACGCTGCCAGAGATTGCGGCCAAGCTGGGTGTGTCGCACCTCGTCGAAGGCACCGTGCTAAGAAGTCCTGACCTGACCAGCCTGACGATCCGCCTGATCGACGGCAAAAGTGGCAGGGAAATCTGGTCGGAACGCTGGCAGGACACGGTTGATGGCTTTGTCGGGGCGCGAAAGGTTATCGGCAGCCAGTTGATTGCCGGCCTGTGCAAAGCCCTGGGAGTGGAGGGAGCAGCGGCGCCGCATCGCCGGATGACTGCGAACCGCGAAGCCTATGCGCTGTACCTGCAAGGCCGCTCGCTGGTGCAAAGGTCAATGACCGAGGGCGCGGTCGCTACCGCGATTGAGCTCCTCGAAAGAAGCCTGGCGATTGACCCCGAATTTGCCGAATGCTGGACAGCGATGGCGGAAGCACATGTGCATACGGCGGTTTACACACCATGCCTTGAGCGGGTTGAACGTTCGGGGCAGGCGGCGGCCTGCGCCGATCGGGCGATTTCACTCGATCCCGGTCAGGGCCACGCGCTGGCGATGCGCGGCATCCACGAATGGACGCTCGGCAATCCCGCCAAGGCGCTCGATTTTGCACTGGAAGCCTATCGGCTCGAACCGAACAATGCCGATGTAACGGTGCGCCTTGGATCGTTCCTGCTCTATCTTGGGCGGACCCGTGAAGCCTTGCCGTTTATCGAAGCGGCTGTCGAGCTGGATCCGGTCTATGGCCGCAACTATGTGCTGTTGTGCACCGCGCACTTCAACCAGGGCAATATGGATGCTGCGCTTGCGGCCGGGCAGCGCATGGTCGACCTGGGCATGCCGGGAATGTGGCTTGCAGTCGTCCAGTCGGCAATCGGTGAACACGAAAAAGCAGTCGAGACCTATTATCGCACCCGGCTGTTGATGAACTCCGTGATCCTGCCACCGGCCGGCACAGCGCCGATGAGCGATGAAGCGCGCGATGCCTATTGGCGGCTCGCGGCAAAGGGTATTTGCGGCGGCAAGGAAGAAGATCGCGCGCTCTATTGCCAAATGCTGGCCGGGCTCCATGCGACCATGCCCGACCCCTACGATCCCACAATCGCCTTTCCTGCAATATGGATGGGCCATTCAACGCTGGCCATGAAAATTTACCGCGAGCGCATCCATCCGGCCAATATGTTCGGCCTGATGAGCCTGTGGGCAGACGTCGATCCCATTCGCCAGACCCGTCTGCATCCCGACTTCATGCAGTTCGCCGAGGACATCGGACTGGTCGAGGCCTGGAACCGGCACGGCTGGCCGGATTTGTTGCCGGCGGATCCGCGCAAGAATTGA
- a CDS encoding TonB-dependent receptor — translation MSTSAFAALALGASGAAHAQSTADIALQSGAQIADDGASNVEADANAILVTGSRIKRDPTQSALPLEVITTEVLQREGINSPEQLISYLSTNGNGADNLASNSDVTSGAQRGTNGLSAANLRGQGSAATLVLLNGRRVAAHGLTGSAVDVNQIPIAAIERVEVLKDGASAIYGTDAIGGVINFITKTDFQGVAVSGFTDITQEGDSPIYRLSGTVGYGDLDEQGFNIMASVSKSWHSILRGSDRDFVNGNQPERGLSIDTRGTPIATIFPNGTNALFAPNGSLISGVALPVPGQTFQATGGINVLDLPGGAGCETFDGGMAYDHALWANNPAFYACAWDTGRAAILQQPIDTLTYYGRATLALGDHKISAEVTGSEADSSKQFSSNQYAGNTSTTPLYYPLNALTASTYNSIYDQLAAAFPAIGAVGDRTVDATGNYGKPIAYRWRCVVCGPREYETNTKTFRAGLFIDGPLGGGWDYQAGGSYAQSEAVSVLGTGYAYRGIFSSTDRALQSGIPGAVRGGLDTRAPIAPGATAPGIIGLLNSGIINPFSIEQTPEALAALEAVSAEGVLLYGGKYDVWQFDASISGSLFDLPGGAVQMAVGVDYRREGYSFNGSPEAELNRPEIFNVAFDNANALDGKKRTVKAVYGEVLLPVFDMLEVTAAARLDDYSGFGTTFNPKFSAKFQPAEWLMFRGSYNTGFRVPTFNQIFNGVTQSPNPGITLVDPTTCPTGAVSSLPGCAAITPDTLTGGNLNLGPETSEQFSVGVVLRPAPRWSASVDFWSIAVDDVIGALSLREALQNIQFLDPDRFQRTNGILTLIDLRADNIGSRRTEGLEVSLRGGLDAFGGELNLGMDGSYLLKKEEKQAPTAAYVDQRGVFTYAGDLGLKWKHNAWVNFRKDNVSINFSQIYRNGYENQALPGIASGTITRPDFNPRVKAYVIYNLSASVDIEERFRITAGVKNLFNTDPPFAITYDSNTGAGSSWEPRVADPRGRSFTILAEAKF, via the coding sequence GTGAGCACAAGCGCGTTTGCGGCTTTGGCATTGGGCGCGTCGGGGGCGGCGCATGCGCAGTCGACCGCGGATATTGCTCTCCAGTCAGGCGCACAGATCGCAGACGATGGGGCTAGCAATGTGGAAGCCGATGCGAATGCCATCCTTGTTACCGGCTCGCGCATCAAGCGTGATCCCACGCAGAGCGCCTTGCCGCTGGAGGTTATCACCACCGAGGTACTGCAGCGCGAGGGGATCAACAGTCCTGAACAATTGATCTCCTATCTTTCGACCAACGGCAATGGCGCCGACAATCTGGCATCGAACAGCGACGTGACCAGCGGCGCGCAGCGCGGCACAAACGGGCTATCCGCCGCCAACCTGCGCGGGCAGGGTTCGGCAGCCACGCTGGTACTGCTCAACGGGCGGCGCGTTGCCGCGCACGGCCTTACCGGCTCGGCGGTTGACGTAAACCAGATCCCGATCGCGGCGATCGAGCGGGTCGAAGTGCTCAAGGACGGCGCATCGGCTATCTATGGCACCGACGCCATCGGCGGTGTGATCAACTTCATCACCAAGACCGATTTCCAGGGCGTAGCGGTCTCCGGTTTCACTGACATCACGCAGGAAGGCGACAGCCCCATCTACCGCCTGTCGGGAACCGTTGGATACGGCGACCTTGATGAACAGGGCTTCAATATCATGGCCTCGGTCAGCAAGAGCTGGCACTCAATCCTGCGCGGTTCGGATCGCGACTTCGTGAACGGCAACCAGCCCGAACGCGGCCTGTCGATCGACACACGCGGCACGCCGATTGCGACCATTTTTCCCAATGGTACCAACGCGTTGTTCGCTCCGAATGGCAGCTTGATCAGCGGCGTGGCGCTGCCTGTTCCTGGCCAGACCTTCCAGGCGACAGGTGGTATCAACGTGCTCGATTTGCCCGGTGGGGCAGGATGCGAAACCTTCGATGGAGGTATGGCTTATGACCACGCGTTGTGGGCCAACAATCCGGCTTTTTATGCTTGCGCGTGGGACACTGGCCGCGCGGCAATCCTGCAGCAACCGATCGATACGCTGACCTATTACGGGCGTGCTACACTGGCGCTCGGCGATCACAAGATTTCTGCTGAAGTCACCGGTTCGGAAGCAGATTCCTCCAAGCAGTTCTCATCGAACCAGTATGCCGGCAACACCAGCACCACGCCGCTTTATTATCCGCTCAATGCCCTGACGGCGAGCACCTACAACAGTATTTACGACCAGCTTGCCGCAGCATTCCCGGCCATTGGCGCCGTGGGTGACCGAACGGTCGATGCCACAGGCAATTATGGCAAACCGATCGCTTATCGCTGGCGCTGTGTGGTTTGCGGCCCGCGCGAATATGAAACCAATACCAAGACCTTCCGCGCCGGGCTGTTCATCGACGGCCCGTTGGGCGGCGGCTGGGATTACCAGGCGGGCGGTTCCTACGCGCAGAGTGAGGCGGTATCAGTCTTGGGAACAGGATATGCCTATCGCGGCATTTTCTCCTCGACAGATAGGGCGCTACAATCGGGCATCCCGGGTGCAGTAAGGGGCGGGCTCGATACCCGCGCGCCAATCGCGCCGGGGGCAACCGCACCGGGCATTATTGGCCTGCTGAACAGCGGCATCATCAACCCGTTCTCGATCGAGCAGACGCCTGAAGCGCTGGCTGCGCTTGAGGCAGTCTCGGCCGAAGGTGTTCTGCTCTACGGCGGCAAATATGACGTATGGCAGTTCGACGCGTCGATCTCAGGCTCGCTGTTCGATCTGCCGGGCGGCGCCGTGCAGATGGCGGTGGGCGTAGACTATCGGCGTGAGGGTTATAGCTTCAACGGTTCGCCCGAGGCTGAACTGAACAGGCCGGAAATCTTCAACGTCGCCTTTGATAACGCCAATGCTCTCGATGGCAAGAAGCGCACCGTGAAGGCTGTCTATGGCGAAGTCTTGCTGCCGGTGTTCGACATGCTCGAAGTCACCGCAGCAGCGCGTCTTGACGATTACAGCGGGTTTGGGACTACTTTCAATCCGAAGTTCAGCGCCAAGTTCCAGCCTGCCGAATGGCTGATGTTCCGCGGCTCCTACAACACCGGATTCCGGGTGCCCACTTTCAACCAGATTTTCAACGGCGTCACCCAGTCTCCCAATCCGGGTATTACGCTGGTCGATCCGACGACCTGCCCGACCGGTGCAGTCAGTTCCTTGCCGGGCTGTGCGGCGATCACGCCCGACACTTTGACCGGGGGCAATCTCAACCTCGGACCTGAAACGTCCGAGCAATTTTCTGTTGGTGTGGTCTTGCGGCCCGCTCCGCGCTGGAGCGCTTCGGTCGATTTCTGGTCGATCGCGGTTGACGATGTGATCGGGGCCCTTTCGCTTCGCGAGGCATTGCAGAATATCCAGTTCCTCGATCCAGACCGCTTCCAGCGAACCAACGGTATTCTGACTCTTATTGACTTGCGCGCAGACAATATCGGATCGCGTAGGACCGAGGGCCTCGAAGTATCGTTGCGGGGCGGCCTTGATGCTTTCGGCGGCGAGCTCAATCTGGGTATGGATGGCAGCTACCTGCTGAAGAAAGAGGAAAAGCAGGCGCCAACGGCGGCTTATGTCGACCAGCGTGGCGTGTTCACCTACGCTGGCGACCTGGGCCTGAAATGGAAGCACAATGCCTGGGTCAATTTCCGCAAGGATAACGTCTCGATCAACTTCTCGCAGATTTATCGCAACGGATACGAAAATCAGGCCTTACCCGGCATCGCCAGCGGGACAATCACCCGGCCGGATTTCAATCCGCGGGTTAAGGCCTATGTGATCTACAACCTTTCGGCTTCGGTCGATATCGAAGAGCGGTTCCGCATCACGGCAGGGGTGAAAAACCTGTTCAACACCGATCCGCCGTTTGCGATTACCTATGACAGCAACACCGGCGCGGGGAGCTCGTGGGAGCCGCGCGTCGCCGACCCGCGCGGGCGTTCATTCACGATCCTCGCCGAAGCGAAGTTCTAA
- a CDS encoding MFS transporter, with translation MARFSAIVILYFMQGVPLGLTLVAIPAWLAASGASPTAIGVFVGTAMLPWSLKLINGLLMDRFTFKPMGRRRAWILVAQAMMATTLVALAVAAPSAAQVGLLAWFCFTLNICATFNDVAVDGMAVDLVPDEERTTVNGFMFASQALGVSATSFVAGQLLVTGNIATMALVLAGFVAVVSTFVAIFRERPGERLLPWSEGRASQECEERQQGAWWPIIKGVFQSLASPLILLYLLGVAFSQGSWSFIDAVSPPLAVQELGWGSDQFSSFSAMASLLSAIAAAILTPLVVRLVGLRNAIAGLFVLIAALAVIGGVTFPTWQNDRIFLALYSLQYGAGLLLNILLIVWAMRVCNPAVAASQFALFMAVPNFSRSIFSGYSGWLAENGGYALTYYAVAAVTLIGLALCLLAKIGKKGGAAAV, from the coding sequence TTGGCGCGCTTTTCCGCCATCGTGATCCTCTATTTCATGCAGGGCGTGCCTTTGGGTCTGACGCTGGTTGCCATACCGGCCTGGCTGGCAGCGAGCGGCGCTTCACCCACAGCGATCGGCGTATTCGTTGGCACAGCGATGTTGCCCTGGTCGCTGAAACTGATCAACGGGCTGTTGATGGATCGGTTTACCTTCAAACCGATGGGCCGCCGCAGGGCCTGGATCCTCGTCGCTCAAGCGATGATGGCGACGACCTTGGTTGCCTTGGCGGTTGCCGCGCCGTCTGCAGCGCAAGTCGGGCTGCTCGCTTGGTTCTGCTTCACTCTCAACATTTGTGCGACCTTTAACGATGTGGCGGTTGACGGGATGGCCGTGGACCTTGTGCCCGATGAAGAGCGCACTACCGTGAATGGCTTCATGTTCGCGTCACAGGCACTCGGGGTTTCGGCGACGAGTTTCGTCGCCGGTCAGTTGCTGGTGACAGGTAACATAGCAACCATGGCGCTGGTGCTTGCCGGCTTCGTCGCTGTTGTTTCGACATTCGTGGCGATTTTTAGGGAACGCCCGGGCGAGCGATTGCTGCCCTGGAGCGAGGGGCGCGCGTCGCAGGAATGCGAGGAGCGCCAGCAGGGGGCGTGGTGGCCGATCATCAAAGGGGTGTTCCAGTCCCTCGCTTCGCCCCTGATCCTCCTGTACCTGTTGGGAGTGGCTTTCTCACAGGGCAGCTGGTCGTTCATTGACGCCGTGAGTCCGCCTCTGGCGGTGCAGGAGCTCGGCTGGGGGAGCGACCAGTTCTCCAGCTTTTCCGCCATGGCCAGTCTGCTTAGCGCCATTGCCGCAGCGATATTGACGCCGCTGGTGGTACGCCTGGTCGGGCTGAGAAATGCCATTGCCGGTCTGTTCGTCTTGATCGCGGCACTGGCCGTGATCGGTGGGGTGACTTTCCCGACCTGGCAGAATGACCGGATCTTCCTCGCCTTGTACAGCCTCCAATATGGTGCAGGGTTGCTCCTCAACATCCTGCTGATCGTTTGGGCTATGCGGGTCTGCAATCCTGCCGTGGCCGCAAGCCAGTTTGCGTTGTTCATGGCCGTGCCGAACTTTTCGCGCTCGATCTTCTCGGGCTATTCCGGCTGGCTGGCAGAAAATGGCGGATATGCGCTGACCTATTACGCCGTTGCCGCGGTGACACTGATTGGCCTCGCGCTTTGCCTGCTGGCGAAAATCGGCAAGAAAGGCGGGGCAGCGGCGGTATGA
- a CDS encoding nuclear transport factor 2 family protein, giving the protein MDNFSKQGPELHADYVDAINSNDIDQVMALLSDDVVFQVAGEPELIGKSAVREWGASFFEAFDAHYEKAQLAFEKSGMLAIDRYVYSARFVGREDGEVITEHGKGVAIYRQGEGGSWHIILDGWSPDEVMPVDALAS; this is encoded by the coding sequence ATGGACAACTTTTCGAAACAAGGCCCAGAGCTTCACGCCGACTATGTCGATGCGATCAATTCGAACGATATCGATCAGGTCATGGCGCTCCTGTCGGATGACGTCGTTTTTCAGGTTGCCGGCGAGCCTGAGCTGATCGGAAAGTCAGCCGTCAGGGAGTGGGGCGCGAGCTTCTTCGAGGCTTTCGATGCCCATTACGAGAAGGCGCAGCTCGCTTTCGAGAAATCCGGCATGCTGGCGATAGACCGATATGTCTATTCGGCGCGCTTTGTCGGCCGGGAAGACGGAGAAGTGATTACCGAGCATGGCAAGGGCGTTGCGATCTACCGGCAAGGGGAGGGCGGTAGCTGGCACATCATCTTGGATGGGTGGAGCCCGGACGAAGTCATGCCGGTCGATGCCTTGGCGAGTTGA